In Naumovozyma dairenensis CBS 421 chromosome 2, complete genome, the following are encoded in one genomic region:
- the EXP1 gene encoding Exp1p (similar to Saccharomyces cerevisiae YDL121C; ancestral locus Anc_2.308): protein MDIFAYFVLFCVVILFIIILPLLSNVGNFKIGRPSSRPSDQDVPTSNRQRLKNAINDPNLLKFKLKKEPEDNYDDNTSGKSSANTRDGKFEIDNKTGLKKRIIGRKVVDASNPNEFDYDLEELINEDRIEEERAEAKRMSKFKGKEQETYEELV, encoded by the coding sequence ATGGACATCTTTGCATATTTTGTACTCTTCTGTGTCGTGATCttatttataattatcCTCCCACTATTAAGTAACGTTggtaatttcaaaataggGAGACCATCAAGTAGACCATCGGATCAAGATGTTCCTACTTCTAATCGTCAACGTCTGAAAAATGCTATAAATGATCCAAATCTACTCAAgttcaaattgaaaaaagaacCTGAAGATaattatgatgataacACATCTGGTAAATCATCTGCTAACACCCGCGATGGGAagtttgaaattgataataagaCTGGGTTGAAGAAACGTATCATTGGGAGGAAAGTAGTAGATGCATCAAATCCTAATGAATTCGATTATGATTTAGAAGAATTGATTAATGAAGatagaattgaagaagaaagagcAGAAGCTAAGAGAATGAGCAAGTTTAAAGGTAAAGAGCAAGAAACCTACGAAGAGTTGGTATGA
- the UBP1 gene encoding ubiquitin-specific protease UBP1 (similar to Saccharomyces cerevisiae UBP1 (YDL122W); ancestral locus Anc_2.307): protein MDQKIYENYLQNSSSYHSSSLPITISTAAAATTTTTTTTTTTTTGSFPLNIIDKYNNTNTLVTTLLLAVLIPIMVYYRSNISSALHNNSNYGPSSSSGNGGGGGIMRRWMPRSSQMDSNVLNHGGYIAGLLNDGNTCFMNSVLQSLASSKELMDFLDTTIKQEQEQEQEQEQVGDEKKEDVDIGFTLSLNELLSQLNAKYYKERPYFKTNKLLKTMKNAPNKNMLLGYDQEDAQEFFQNILSELEKNLKSISSQNNKEEEEEKKEQEKNSNECVKILKKDLPKDAIIGQEQLGKVGTVYIPTEQIEPNTSTALPSSNPQEKLYTPFKLITPLDGISAERIGCLQCGENGGIRYSVFSGLSLNLPNENIGMTLKLSNLLNEWIKPEIIDGVECNRCALEAIKSHLLDQLEQYHNNSTEIPQKLIDAVKDRVECLQKILSKPVIDEEDYKKLHTENMVRKCSKSKQILISRPPPLLSIHINRSVFDVRTYQIRKNNSRVLFKSKLNLEPWTCDIDEINLDARLPMSKKESSLGQDEFSEDDEATTNGEYYNRLHQKYQQEFEDSSDEDDDSDDNEIYSMDNNRRRTRKDVRNYDPLNGEIEDSSSVYSSADEKDTHDSIEETDSLGNTIRKRVIKQETFERAEDSIEKENEGAEANHDDDNDDNNDEQEHKGNNDDELPSSSPLAASEEEEDGEVQETSLSPSGAIPQTIRKKFDSTPIGPLTYSLRSVIVHYGTHNYGHYIAFRKYRGVWWRISDETVYIVDEAEVLSTPGVFMLFYEYDYDEITGKLKDDLGLGDEDIDIEMETPENNDMDVVVENESEDENEEELMEEKEQRQQQEEEEEEVAAEKEDEVLEPID from the coding sequence ATGgatcaaaaaatatatgaaaattatttacaaaattcttcatcttaCCATTCCTCATCATTACCAATAACAATTAGTACCGCAGCAGccgcaacaacaacaacaacaacaacaacaacaacaacaacaacaggGTCATTCCCATTAAATATCATTGATAAATACAATAATACAAACACATTAGTCacaacattattattagcaGTTCTAATCCCCATAATGGTATATTACAGATCAAACATCTCCTCAGCATTACATAACAATAGTAACTATGgtccatcatcatcatcaggtaacggtggtggtggtggcATCATGCGTCGTTGGATGCCTAGAAGTTCTCAAATGGATAGTAACGTCTTAAACCATGGTGGATATATCGCTGGTTTACTTAACGATGGTAATACATGTTTTATGAACTCTGTATTACAATCATTGGCATCTTCTAAGGAATTAATGGATTTCTTAGACACCACTAtcaaacaagaacaagaacaagagcAAGAACAAGAGCAAGTTGGAGATgaaaaaaaggaagatGTGGATATTGGGTTCACTTTGtcattgaatgaattattaagtCAATTGAAtgcaaaatattataaggAAAGACCATATTTTAAGActaataaattattgaaaactaTGAAAAATGCAcctaataaaaatatgttgCTTGGGTATGATCAAGAAGATGCTCaagaatttttccaaaatattttatctgaattagaaaagaatttgaaatcaatatcatcacaaaataacaaagaagaggaagaagagaaaaaggagcaggaaaaaaattctaATGAATGTGTTaagatattgaagaaggaTTTACCAAAGGATGCTATTATTGGTCAAGAACAATTAGGGAAAGTTGGTACTGTCTATATTCCTACTGAACAAATTGAGCCAAATACTTCAACAGCTTTACCTTCTTCTAACCCTCAAGAAAAACTATATACTccattcaaattaataacTCCATTAGATGGGATTTCTGCAGAAAGAATCGGTTGTTTACAATGTGGTGAAAATGGTGGGATTAGATATTCTGTATTTTCAGGACTAAGTTTAAATTTACCTAACGAAAATATCGGTATGAcattaaaattatcaaacttattaaatgaatggATAAAACCAGAAATTATTGATGGTGTAGAATGTAACCGTTGTGCATTAGAAGCTATCAAATCTCATTTACTTGATCAATTAGAACAATATCACAATAATAGTACAGAGATCCcacaaaaattaattgatgCTGTCAAAGATAGAGTTGAATGTTTACAAAAGATATTATCAAAACCAGTTATTGATGAGgaagattataaaaaattacacACTGAAAATATGGTACGTAAATGTTCTAAATCAAAGCAAATCTTAATATCTAGGCCTCCCCCTTTATTGTCCATTCATATTAATAGATCTGTTTTCGATGTTAGAACTTATCAAATtaggaaaaataattcaagagTGCTCTTTAAATCgaaattgaatttagaACCATGGACATGTGATATCGATGAGATTAATTTGGATGCAAGATTACCAATGTCAAAGAAAGAGTCATCATTAGGTCAGGATGAATTTAGTGAAGACGATGAAGCAACCACTAATGGTGAGTATTATAATAGATTGCATCAAAAGTATCAAcaagaatttgaagatagtagtgatgaagatgatgatagtgatgataatgaaatctattcaatggataataatagaagaAGGACGAGAAAAGACGTTAGAAATTATGATCCATTAAATGGGgaaattgaagattcatcatctgtTTATTCTAGTGCTGATGAAAAGGATACTCATGATTCCATTGAAGAAACCGATTCGTTAGGAAATACTATTCGTAAGAGGGTTATCAAACAAGAAACCTTTGAAAGAGCTGAAGAttctattgaaaaagaaaatgaaggaGCAGAAGCAAAccatgatgatgataatgacgATAATAACGACGAGCAAGAACATAAGGGTAACAATGACGATGAATTACCCTCTTCTTCTCCATTGGCAGCatctgaagaagaagaagatggtgAAGTTCAAGAAACATCTTTATCACCATCTGGTGCTATCCCACAAACAATTAGAAAGAAGTTTGATTCTACGCCAATTGGTCCATTAACTTATTCATTACGTTCAGTTATCGTTCATTATGGTACTCATAACTATGGTCATTATATTGCCTTTAGAAAATATAGAGGTGTTTGGTGGAGGATTTCTGATGAAACAGTTTATATTGTTGACGAAGCAGAAGTTCTTTCTACTCCAGGTGTTTTTATGTTATTTTATGaatatgattatgatgaaaTTACAGGGAAATTGAAGGATGATTTAGGATTaggtgatgaagatattgatattgagATGGAAACTCCTGAAAACAATGATATGGATGTTGTTGTGGAAAATGAaagtgaagatgaaaatgaagaagagctaatggaagaaaaagaacaaagaCAACagcaagaagaagaagaagaagaagtagcAGCTGAAAAGGAAGATGAGGTGCTGGAACCAATAGATTAA
- the HEM25 gene encoding Hem25p (similar to Saccharomyces cerevisiae YDL119C; ancestral locus Anc_2.313), whose amino-acid sequence MTESSSSKTTVHLVGGFLGGLSSAVTLQPLDLLKTRIQQHKGSTLLTALKEIKNPLQFWRGTLPSALRTSIGSGLYLSCLNIMRTTLVKERSTLLPSSTSTSPSSIGSFGKSSKLPQLTMSENLITGALARGLVGCITMPITVLKVRYESTFYHYKSLNEAIINIYTTEGTKGFFRGVGATCLRDAPYAGLYVLLYEKSKQIVPKFLPTALIHYDKNGKYNMSTSTLVNSTSAFISASLATTATAPLDTIKTRMQLDPKVFNGFFKTVYIIVRKESVLNLFSGLSMRLTRKALSAGIAWGIYEDLIKRFM is encoded by the coding sequence ATGACAGAAAGTTCATCCTCAAAGACAACAGTGCATCTCGTAGGTGGATTTCTTGGTGGTTTAAGTTCAGCAGTGACCCTTCAACCATTGGATCTCCTGAAAACAAGAATACAACAACATAAAGGGTCCACGTTATTGACTGcattaaaagaaattaaaaatccATTACAATTTTGGAGAGGAACATTACCATCAGCATTAAGAACATCAATCGGTAGTGGcttatatttatcatgTTTAAATATTATGAGAACCACTTTAGTTAAAGAAAGATCTACTCTTCTACCATCTTCTACATCGACATCGCCCTCATCCATTGGATCATTTGGTAAAAGTAGTAAATTACCACAATTAACCATGTCAGAAAACTTAATAACTGGTGCACTAGCAAGGGGTCTCGTTGGTTGCATTACCATGCCCATCACGGTATTGAAAGTAAGATATGAATCCacattttatcattataaaaGCTTGAATGAAGccataataaatatttacacTACAGAAGGTACCAAGGGGTTCTTTCGAGGAGTTGGTGCAACTTGTCTTAGAGATGCTCCCTATGCTGGGTTATATGTCTTATTATATGAGAAATCGAAACAAATTGTGCCGAAATTCTTGCCCACTGCTTTGATTCATTATGATAAGAATgggaaatataatatgtcTACTTCTACTTTGGTGAACTCTACAAGTGCGTTTATATCGGCAAGCTTGGCCACTACCGCGACAGCACCACTTGATACTATAAAGACAAGGATGCAATTGGATCCTAAAGTGTTTAATGGGTTTTTCAAAACAGTGTATATTATTGTAAGGAAAGAATCTGTTCTTAATCTGTTTAGTGGACTGAGTATGAGATTAACTAGGAAAGCATTAAGCGCTGGGATCGCATGGGGCATATATGAAGATTTAATCAAAAGATTCATGTAA
- the YFH1 gene encoding ferroxidase (similar to Saccharomyces cerevisiae YFH1 (YDL120W); ancestral locus Anc_2.309): MSLSRGSVVRISRLRLFPTLINPIFTRHLQYHCLNRQYLAAKKTHYGANIVSNMLLKREYASSTDGRDIPEEILNLPLQTYHVEADSFLNNLLEKLEMVSDEYPNDITEVDLSHGVMTLEVPAIGAYVINKQPPNKQIWFASPISGPDRFDFYKKQWISLRNGNKLLDVLQKELNDAIPGTEVNLKK; this comes from the coding sequence ATGTCATTATCTAGAGGATCCGTTGTTAGAATTTCTCGATTAAGATTATTCCCTACTCTTATCAATCCAATCTTTACAAGACACTTACAATATCATTGCTTAAATCGTCAATACCTTGCAGCTAAGAAAACACATTATGGGGCTAATATAGTCAGCAATATGTTGCTTAAAAGAGAATATGCCTCCTCTACAGATGGACGAGATATCCCTGAAGagattttaaatttacCGCTTCAAACATACCATGTAGAAGCAGATAGCTTTTTGAATAACTTACTAGAAAAACTTGAGATGGTAAGTGATGAATATCCGAACGATATTACTGAAGTAGACTTGAGTCATGGTGTGATGACTTTGGAGGTTCCAGCTATAGGGGCGTATGTCATCAATAAACAACCGCctaataaacaaatttgGTTTGCATCACCTATATCAGGACCAGATAGATTTGATTTTTATAAGAAACAATGGATATCGTTAAGGAACGGTAACAAATTACTCGACGTACTTCAAAAAGAACTCAATGATGCGATTCCAGGTACGGAAGTTAacttaaagaaataa
- the PUB1 gene encoding Pub1p (similar to Saccharomyces cerevisiae PUB1 (YNL016W); ancestral locus Anc_2.306), whose amino-acid sequence MAEETAPILSQEQEGSASPITESSTASAAIEHVQEEQATTETNQQDGEESNQTEIATEEKGNGEEQEEEPNVVPASATHGGRETSDRVLYVGNLDKSINEDLLKQYFQVGGQITDVKIMVDKKNQNVNYAFVEYLKSHDANVALQTLNGIQIENKIIKINWAFQSQQNLNSNDTFNLFVGDLNIDVDDETLSSNFKNFPSYIQAHVMWDMQTSRSRGYGFVSFADRDQAQNAMDTMQGKEINGRPIRINWATKRENNNNNHGGNNNGQQRRGGYRNNNNNNNSRNTMGGMPMGMGGMPQNVMGLGSMDGIPIQMQQQQQQQQQQQVAAAAAAAAAAAAAQQGPLVPGPVNPQAVDDMIRRAPPRVTTAYIGNIPHFATEADLIPLLQTFGFILDFSHYPEKGCCFIKYDTHEQAAVCIVALANFPFQGRNLRTGWGKERTTFIPNQQQQQQQAQVQGQQQQQLPPQHGQIPMQEQGQQPGMIPIMMNDQQQQQQQQQDM is encoded by the coding sequence ATGGCTGAAGAAACTGCACCAATTTTATCTCAGGAACAAGAAGGTTCCGCTTCTCCTATCACGGAATCATCAACTGCCTCCGCAGCTATTGAACATGTTCAGGAAGAACAAGCTACCACCGAAACCAATCAACAAGATGGTGAAGAATCTAACCAGACTGAAATTGCTACTGAAGAAAAAGGTAATggagaagaacaagaagaagaacctAACGTAGTTCCAGCTAGCGCTACTCACGGGGGTAGAGAAACTTCAGATAGAGTTCTTTACGTAGGTAACTTAGACAAATCTATcaatgaagatttattaaagcAATATTTCCAAGTCGGTGGTCAAATTACTGATGTGAAAATAATGGTCgataagaaaaatcaaaatgtCAATTACGCATTCGTcgaatatttgaaatctcATGATGCTAACGTTGCATTACAAACTTTAAACGGcattcaaattgaaaataagattattaagattaatTGGGCTTTCCAATCTcaacaaaatttaaattcaaatgatactttcaatttgttcGTTGGTGATTTAAACATTGATgtagatgatgaaactttAAGTAGTAACTTTAAGAACTTCCCATCTTATATTCAAGCTCATGTCATGTGGGATATGCAAACTAGTAGATCTAGAGGGTATGGGTTTGTTTCATTCGCTGATCGTGATCAAGCTCAAAATGCAATGGATACCATGCAAGGTAAAGAAATTAACGGTAGACCAATTAGAATAAATTGGGCCACTAAACGtgaaaacaataataacaaccATGGTGGTAACAACAACGGTCAACAACGTCGTGGTGGTTACCgtaacaataacaacaataataatagtagaAATACCATGGGTGGCATGCCAATGGGTATGGGTGGTATGCCGCAAAATGTTATGGGATTGGGTTCTATGGATGGTATTCCAATTCAAatgcaacaacaacaacaacagcaacaacagcaacaagTTGCggctgctgctgctgctgccGCTGCTGCCGCTGCGGCTCAACAAGGTCCTTTAGTTCCTGGTCCTGTTAATCCTCAAGCTGTTGATGATATGATTAGAAGAGCTCCTCCAAGAGTCACAACTGCTTATATCGGTAATATCCCACATTTCGCTACTGAAGCTGATTTGATTCCATTATTACAAACTTTTGGTTTCATCTTAGATTTTAGCCATTATCCTGAAAAGGGTTGttgtttcattaaataTGATACTCATGAACAAGCTGCTGTTTGTATCGTAGCCTTAGCTAATTTCCCATTCCAAGGTAGAAACTTGAGAACTGGTTGGGGTAAAGAAAGAACTACTTTTATTCCaaaccaacaacaacaacaacaacaagcGCAAGTCCAAGgtcaacaacaacaacaattgcCACCTCAACATGGTCAAATCCCAATGCAAGAACAAGGTCAACAACCAGGTATGATTCCAATCATGATGAATGatcaacagcaacaacagcaacaacaacaagatatGTAA
- the TMA17 gene encoding Tma17p (similar to Saccharomyces cerevisiae TMA17 (YDL110C); ancestral locus Anc_2.328) produces MSTSSSLKRPIKIDAFKVAIRDMSSDELFNIQREIENSVHHLERSNDKLAKYIAKLEGNHHHEEEDEDTSEVETIDESDLQLFKDSMNENNIVLKNYSQRLEALTQEHIFRTSGKATNENIKSKNIDSDNNTQQNATPNQIYL; encoded by the coding sequence ATGTCCACTTCAAGTTCACTAAAAAGACCAATTAAAATAGATGCTTTCAAAGTAGCCATCAGAGATATGTCCTCAGATGAACTTTTCAACATTCAAAGGGAAATCGAAAACAGTGTTCATCATTTGGAGAGatctaatgataaattagcTAAATATATTGCCAAATTGGAAGGCAATCACCACcatgaagaagaagatgaggatACTTCCGAAGTGGAAACCATTGATGAATCAGACTTACAACTATTCAAGGATTCtatgaatgaaaataatattgtaTTGAAAAACTACTCTCAAAGATTGGAAGCTTTAACACAAGAACATATCTTTAGAACAAGTGGTAAAGCTACCAACGAAAATATCAAgtcaaaaaatattgacaGTGATAACAATACACAGCAAAATGCAACTCCTAACCAAATTTACTTATGA